One genomic window of Triplophysa rosa linkage group LG11, Trosa_1v2, whole genome shotgun sequence includes the following:
- the rundc3aa gene encoding RUN domain-containing protein 3A, translating to MSRCLETAMAMGHTSKKSSSRNIAVERKNLITVCRFSVKTLLEKYTAEPIDDSSEEFINFAAILEHILSHRFKGPGGWFSSDGQRSFWDYVRLACSKVHNNCISSIESIENISTSRAKGRAWIRVALMEKRLSEYVATALRDTRTTRRFYDDGAIMLREEATVLTGMLIGLSAIDFSFCLKGEVLDGKTPAVIDYTPYLKFTQSYDYMSDEEDRRSVDSSASDESVAEHPYIPLVTDEETWSNKCRKMEQRFKIVYAQKGYLEELVRLRESQLKNVETESKRLDANLEELQIQSQQEKKELEAIILELQAQLTGIIPRESSHLVKGLSIPFINHWTTEQAANDQGNLKLFRRRSFHSLDLSADVSLNSDCQKEDGNQNGDTAWSAAKDNTPSMLGLCGSLASLPSCKSLASLKSSEYLVNISTEPSPALSPS from the exons GTTTTCTGTAAAGACTTTGCTGGAGAAGTACACGGCCGAGCCCATTGATGACTCGTCTGAGGAGTTTATCAACTTTGCTGCAATTTTGGAGCACATCCTCAGTCACCGTTTCAAAG gtCCAGGTGGTTGGTTCAGTTCAGATGGCCAGAGGAGCTTTTGGGACTATGTTCGGCTGGCCTGCAGTAAAGTCCACAACAACTGTATCAGTAGCATTGAGAGCATAGAGAACATTAGCACATCACGAGCGAAG GGACGAGCTTGGATTCGTGTGGCGCTGATGGAAAAGCGTTTGTCTGAATATGTCGCCACAGCATTAAGAGACACTCGAACCACCAG GAGATTTTATGATGATGGGGCTATAATGCTAAGAGAGGAGGCTACTGTACTGACGGGGATGCTCATTGGTCTCAGCGCTATTGACTTCAG TTTCTGTCTAAAAGGAGAGGTTTTAGATGGAAAAACACCTGCAGTGATTGACTACACACCTTACCTGAAGTTCACCCAGAG TTATGACTACATGAGCGATGAAGAAGACCGCCGCAGTGTGGACAGCAGTGCCAGTGATGAGAGCGTAGCTGAGCATCCTTACATTCCTCTGGTCACTGATGAGGAGACCTGGAGTAACAAGTGTCGGAAGATGGAGCAAAGATTCAAAATCGTCTACGCCCAAAAG GGTTATTTAGAGGAGTTGGTGCGCCTGAGGGAGTCCCAGCTGAAAAATGTTGAAACTGAGAGCAAGAGGCTAGATGCGAACCTAGAGGAACTACAAATCCAGAGCCAACAGGAGAAGAAAGAACTAGAGGCCATTATACTGGAGCTACAAGCACAACT AACTGGCATCATTCCTCGTGAATCGTCTCATTTGGTTAAAGGCCTTTCTATTCCATTCATCAATCATTGGACAACTGAACAAGCTGCCAATGACCAAGGAAACTTAAAGTTGTTCCGTAG gagaAGCTTTCACAGTTTGGACCTCTCAGCTGATGTAAGTTTGAACTCTGACTGTCAGAAGGAAGATGGCAATCAAAATGGAGACACGGCCTGGTCAGCAG CTAAAGACAACACACCTTCTATGCTGGGTCTGTGCGGTTCCTTGGCTTCTCTACCCAGCTGTAAGTCTTTGGCAAGTCTTAAATCCAGTGAGTATTTGGTCAACATCAGCACAGAGCCAAGTCCTGCCCTCTCCCCCAGCTAG